From a single Lactococcus carnosus genomic region:
- a CDS encoding LytTR family DNA-binding domain-containing protein, translating to MKVVIALVPKTQEEQIVFNIHALTDEHRALMARVKADEQHDIIATKGEKHYRILIKGILYFESVDKKTFIYTQDDVFEVKDKLYQIAEKLAEQKFIRISKSMILNLKKVEMLCPTLSGRFEAELDNHERVTISRKYVSELKHMLGMKGRNVD from the coding sequence ATGAAGGTTGTTATTGCGCTAGTTCCTAAAACACAAGAGGAACAGATCGTTTTTAATATTCATGCCTTAACAGATGAACACCGTGCTTTGATGGCACGTGTCAAAGCTGATGAGCAGCATGATATAATCGCTACAAAAGGTGAAAAACACTATCGGATATTAATCAAAGGCATTCTATATTTTGAGTCAGTAGATAAAAAAACATTTATCTATACACAAGATGATGTCTTTGAAGTGAAAGATAAACTGTATCAGATAGCAGAAAAATTAGCAGAGCAAAAGTTTATCCGGATTTCTAAGTCGATGATTTTGAATCTCAAAAAGGTTGAGATGCTTTGTCCAACATTGAGTGGCCGGTTTGAGGCAGAACTTGATAATCATGAACGTGTTACAATTTCTAGAAAGTATGTCTCAGAGTTAAAACACATGCTTGGTATGAAAGGACGGAATGTAGATTGA
- a CDS encoding peptide chain release factor 3, whose protein sequence is MTLESEIKRRRTFAIISHPDAGKTTITEQLLYFGGEIREAGTVKGKKTGHFAKSDWMDIEKQRGISVTSSVMQFDYAGKRVNILDTPGHEDFSEDTYRTLMAVDAAVMVIDSAKGIEAQTKKLFQVVKQRGIPVFTFINKLDRDGREPLDLLAELEDVLGILSTPMNWPIGMGKNFEGLYDMHNTRLELYKGETRFVDFNQGDQVFAQNPFYQQAKGDIELMTEAGNPFDGEAVLAGELTPVFFGSALTNFGVQTFLDSFLEFAPEPQGHKTLTEEVVLPTVPEFSGFVFKIQANMDPRHRDRIAFVRIISGEFERGMSIKLARTGKSVKLSNVTQFMAESRENVENAVAGDIIGVYDTGTYQVGDTLTTGSLKIEFEPLPTFTPELFMKVSAKNVMKQKSFHKGIEQLVQEGAIQLYKSYQTGEYMLGAVGQLQFEVFQHRMVGEYNAEVVMTPMGKKTVRWISTDDLDERMSSSRNILAKDRFDNPLFLFENQFAERWFADKYPDVVLSDTPFIER, encoded by the coding sequence ATGACATTAGAATCAGAAATTAAGCGTAGACGAACCTTTGCGATCATCAGTCACCCGGATGCTGGTAAAACGACGATAACTGAACAATTGCTTTATTTTGGCGGAGAAATTCGTGAAGCAGGTACTGTAAAAGGAAAGAAAACAGGGCATTTTGCTAAATCCGACTGGATGGATATCGAGAAGCAACGTGGCATTTCGGTGACCTCTTCAGTCATGCAATTTGACTATGCTGGAAAACGTGTTAACATCCTTGACACACCAGGGCATGAGGACTTCTCAGAAGATACTTACCGGACTTTGATGGCGGTAGATGCTGCGGTCATGGTGATTGACAGCGCCAAGGGTATTGAAGCACAGACTAAGAAACTGTTCCAAGTTGTCAAACAACGTGGCATCCCAGTTTTTACCTTTATTAATAAACTTGACCGAGATGGTCGTGAACCACTTGATTTATTAGCTGAATTAGAAGACGTGTTAGGTATCTTATCTACGCCGATGAACTGGCCGATTGGGATGGGGAAAAATTTTGAAGGCCTCTATGATATGCATAACACGCGTTTAGAGCTTTATAAAGGAGAAACGCGTTTTGTTGACTTTAATCAGGGAGATCAAGTCTTTGCACAAAATCCTTTCTACCAACAAGCCAAAGGTGATATTGAGTTAATGACAGAAGCGGGTAACCCTTTTGATGGCGAAGCTGTATTAGCAGGGGAGTTGACACCTGTCTTCTTTGGGTCGGCCTTGACTAACTTTGGGGTACAGACTTTCCTAGATTCATTTTTAGAGTTTGCACCAGAGCCTCAAGGGCATAAAACACTGACTGAGGAAGTTGTGTTGCCTACAGTTCCAGAATTTTCAGGATTTGTCTTTAAAATCCAAGCCAACATGGACCCCCGTCATCGTGACAGGATTGCCTTTGTTCGTATCATCTCTGGTGAATTTGAGCGTGGCATGTCGATCAAGCTTGCCCGTACCGGCAAATCGGTTAAGTTGAGTAATGTGACGCAGTTTATGGCTGAATCACGTGAAAATGTCGAAAATGCGGTTGCAGGCGATATTATCGGGGTTTATGATACGGGGACTTATCAAGTCGGTGATACACTGACAACTGGGTCACTTAAAATAGAGTTTGAACCACTACCTACTTTTACACCAGAATTATTCATGAAAGTTTCAGCTAAGAATGTCATGAAACAAAAGTCATTCCATAAAGGGATTGAACAGCTGGTCCAAGAGGGTGCTATCCAACTATATAAAAGCTACCAAACAGGTGAGTATATGTTAGGTGCAGTAGGTCAACTCCAGTTTGAAGTCTTCCAACACAGAATGGTTGGCGAATATAATGCTGAAGTGGTTATGACACCGATGGGTAAAAAGACTGTCCGTTGGATTTCAACAGATGACTTGGATGAACGTATGTCTAGTTCACGTAACATCCTAGCTAAGGATCGCTTTGATAATCCCTTGTTCTTGTTTGAAAACCAATTTGCTGAACGCTGGTTTGCAGATAAATATCCTGATGTGGTCTTGTCTGACACGCCATTTATTGAAAGATAA
- a CDS encoding LysM peptidoglycan-binding domain-containing protein has translation MKTFNLKQSNLTATLSKKSVAFLATTLIAGGLFATATTASADQVTYVVKPGDTLSQISDKFYNDQTHIQSIAKANNISNIAMIYVGESLTFNTDATSDTETPAKSVVAQAAAPAVAAPAPAATPAPTANIATGNGFTANSAKEAIAMTESGGSYSAQNGQYYGRYQLTSSYLGGDFSPANQERVADNYVAGRYGSWEAAWQFHLSHGWY, from the coding sequence ATGAAAACATTTAATCTTAAGCAGTCTAATTTGACTGCTACCCTATCTAAAAAATCGGTGGCTTTCTTAGCCACTACTCTCATTGCTGGTGGCCTTTTTGCTACAGCAACAACAGCAAGTGCTGACCAAGTAACTTACGTTGTTAAACCGGGAGATACGCTATCTCAAATCTCAGATAAATTTTATAATGATCAAACGCATATTCAAAGTATTGCCAAAGCAAACAATATTAGCAACATCGCGATGATCTATGTCGGCGAATCATTGACATTTAATACAGATGCAACATCTGACACTGAAACACCAGCTAAATCAGTAGTAGCCCAAGCAGCAGCGCCAGCCGTTGCTGCCCCAGCTCCTGCTGCAACACCTGCACCTACAGCAAATATCGCAACAGGTAACGGTTTCACTGCAAACTCTGCTAAAGAAGCGATTGCTATGACTGAATCAGGTGGTTCATATAGTGCCCAAAATGGTCAATACTATGGTCGTTACCAATTGACGTCTTCTTACTTAGGTGGAGATTTCTCTCCTGCTAACCAAGAACGTGTGGCAGATAACTATGTTGCAGGACGTTATGGTTCATGGGAAGCTGCTTGGCAGTTCCATTTATCTCACGGTTGGTATTAA